The Cyclobacteriaceae bacterium DNA segment TGATTCATTGAACGTAAAGGTTACGGTATCCTGAACGTTACAGGTTGTAATCGGATCGGTTACTGAAACGATGTATTCAAAGATACCAGGCACACTGCTGTCAACTGATTGTGTTTGTGCGGTTCCGGCAGGAGCACCATTGATTGTCCACACATATACAGCACCGGGGTTGCTGGCATCCAACGGAAATAGCGGAACATTCTGACACAAGGTTTGATCCGGTCCGAGTTCAACCGGTGGCCGGTTATCGGCCACGATAATGGATCCTGCCGAAGTACATCCACTGACTGTATTGGTGATGGTTACACTTACAAGGCTTTGTTGTGATACGGTAATCTCACGGGTTGTTTCACCGGTCGACCAAAAGAAAGTAAGATCTGCCAGATTGGGAGTTGTTGCGGGTAAAGCTTCCAGCAACAAATCACCATTACAAATTACCGGTTGCGGTACGCCAGCAGGTAAGAATGTGGGATTTGGTGGAGGTGGGAAGATGGTGATGGTTTGTACAAATGTGGTATCTAAGCCGCATCGGTTAAAGATTCTTAACGTTACTGTGTAATCACCAGCAGCCGCATACGTATGTTCAACCTGAGATGAATCAGAAGTAAAGCCATCACCAAAAGACCATTGAAATTCATCGATTGGATCTGTGCCAAATCCAGTAAACAGGGTTGGTTCACCTAGGCAAAATCCTGCGATGTCCATTCCTGGTGGTTGAATCGGGTTGCCTACGTTTTGAATGAAGTTCGGTAAACCCAACTGGCTTTGGCCGGAGGTTAATGCAAAACCAGTCACGTTGAAGTTCGACACCTGTAGCGTATCCGGGTTAACCAAAATTAACCCTAACGCATTTCGATTATTCACGGCTACATACAACTGTCCGTCCGGGCCAATCTGTATGGCACCAAGTTCTTCTCCAATGTCGGCCAAGGGAGGCGAAATCAATTGCGGGTTTCCTTCAAAGTCGATATAAAACTCGCGGATAGCGGATGGTGTACCGCGCAGCGTGGCGAAAATTTTATTTCCAAAAAATTCCACGCCATACACCTGTCCATTGGCGGTGTTTAAATCGGCAATCCGGAAATTAGTTACTACACCGGTAGAATCCACAAAGTCAAATATTTCTAACCGGTTTGAAACTCCAGGCTCCGACAAGGCAACAGCCAACAAATTTTGTCCGCCCAGTTTCATGTAGCCTTGTCCGGCTTCGGGTGTATTGAACGTATGATCCGAACCGATGCTCGAAATAACCGGACTTAAAATACCGGCTTGCGTAATGCGGTAGGCACGGAAGGAATTGTTTCCATATTCATGCGCGATAAGCCAGTTGGCGTTACCGGTGATGCGTTCTGTGCTTCGGGTGAACAGCAGTTGATTGAATTCAATAATACCGCCATTGCCATTATCTTCTTTCAGGTCGAATAGCGTGTAGCGCAATTCATACGTTCCTGAACCGTGAACTTCCTGCGTGGTGAAAATATAGAAGAGTGTTTCATCTCCGGGAACGGGAATAATCAAGGCCGATTGAGTTGAACCTGTTTCGCCACCAATACCGGGTGGTATCACAATTGGTGTTCCGTCAACGGTTTGTGTAATTTCCACATCATTTTTATTGTAAACGCGAACTCCGTCTGTAGAGAGTATAACCTGTCCGTTACGATCACTGATTACCGATACACCTTCGGGACTATTCAGCGGCCCTGAAATGGATACGGGTGGTTGTTCATTAAAATCGATACCTGCGTTTTGCCCGAAGTACCAGATGTTTGCACGCTGGTCTTGCAATCCATACTCACGGATGTTTACACCGGCATATGCTTCACAACCGGTAGCATCAGTTACTACTACATAATAATAACCGGCAGAATCAGGCGTGAGAATTGGACCGGTATCGCCATTTGACCACTCGAAAGATATTGGTGACCCGCCTTGAACCTGAACTTCTACGGAAAAATCATCACTCGTGTCATTCGGGCAAGGTGGTGTGCCGTTGTTTACGGGTAGCTCGCACTCACAAGCCGTTGTGTCTTGTACCAACTGCAATTGAAGATCGAACTGGGTGATGTTTATGGGATTTGTTGCTGTAGCCGTTTCGCCATTTAAGAAAGCAGTTACAGTGACATTGAATGCGCCACCGTTTTGATACGCATACACGGGACTCCATGCATTTGAACTTTGTCCGTCACCAAAATCCCAAACCAAACTATCGGCATCAGGTGTAACAGTTGGAAAAAAGGAAATGGGTGAATTGGAACATGTGCCTGCGGTAACAAATGAAACTGTTAAGTTCAGATCGAATGCAGGGGAGAAGGAAGGAAATTGTGTTCCGTTAATGTTCGGGTTTGAGGTAAACGCAGTGGGTTCGTATTGCACCAAAGTACCAACGCTATCGGCATCGGTTAATCTTCCCAGTAAAAATGGTCCGCCACCCGTTGCCTGATAGATGTGATAAATAGCAGTGTCTGGCGCGATCTGGATGCCGTAACTGCCATTCACGGATACGGGTAACACAGGTGTCAATGTGGTGATCGGGTTTGTGGTGTCAAATTGCAGCACTTGCGCATCGGCACCGGAATCGTTTCTTCTGGAGATGTATAAAAATCTTCCGGAAGGACTCCACTCCGTATCGTAAATGGCACCGACCAGGTTGCTGGCAGAGTTGAGCACAAATTGATCGAATGAAAGTAAACCGGTAACTGGATCAAAATCAAGAATAGCAATGTTGCGATCAACAGTAAGCGGAGAGACAGCAATTTTTCCAATGCCTTCGTGATAGGCAAAGTTGGAGGCTGAAATATTAAATCCCCCGGTCAGGTTGCCGAAATTTGTGGTGGCAAAAACACCTGCGGGTTGTACATGGGTTACGGAGTAATTATCCGTTCCGTTTTCGTGTGTGATCAGCCAGTAGTCGGTTCCATTACCATGCGGTACAACCAGCATGGCTTCGGAGCGATTGGTCAATCCG contains these protein-coding regions:
- a CDS encoding PKD domain-containing protein; this encodes MIQKMRWWVIVLCGLAANVSAQDFTRYNWYFGNSNAAIRFSRSDNSASLVTNQKLPFGTGGSAVATNPINADLMFYTDGSRVYDISGVATPMPNGTGLLGNTNGNQPVAICPVPGAPNQYYVFTNSANGVAGGSIVFSIVDMTLPGNSAFGAPFTGEVTTKNQAIAGLTNRSEAMLVVPHGNGTDYWLITHENGTDNYSVTHVQPAGVFATTNFGNLTGGFNISASNFAYHEGIGKIAVSPLTVDRNIAILDFDPVTGLLSFDQFVLNSASNLVGAIYDTEWSPSGRFLYISRRNDSGADAQVLQFDTTNPITTLTPVLPVSVNGSYGIQIAPDTAIYHIYQATGGGPFLLGRLTDADSVGTLVQYEPTAFTSNPNINGTQFPSFSPAFDLNLTVSFVTAGTCSNSPISFFPTVTPDADSLVWDFGDGQSSNAWSPVYAYQNGGAFNVTVTAFLNGETATATNPINITQFDLQLQLVQDTTACECELPVNNGTPPCPNDTSDDFSVEVQVQGGSPISFEWSNGDTGPILTPDSAGYYYVVVTDATGCEAYAGVNIREYGLQDQRANIWYFGQNAGIDFNEQPPVSISGPLNSPEGVSVISDRNGQVILSTDGVRVYNKNDVEITQTVDGTPIVIPPGIGGETGSTQSALIIPVPGDETLFYIFTTQEVHGSGTYELRYTLFDLKEDNGNGGIIEFNQLLFTRSTERITGNANWLIAHEYGNNSFRAYRITQAGILSPVISSIGSDHTFNTPEAGQGYMKLGGQNLLAVALSEPGVSNRLEIFDFVDSTGVVTNFRIADLNTANGQVYGVEFFGNKIFATLRGTPSAIREFYIDFEGNPQLISPPLADIGEELGAIQIGPDGQLYVAVNNRNALGLILVNPDTLQVSNFNVTGFALTSGQSQLGLPNFIQNVGNPIQPPGMDIAGFCLGEPTLFTGFGTDPIDEFQWSFGDGFTSDSSQVEHTYAAAGDYTVTLRIFNRCGLDTTFVQTITIFPPPPNPTFLPAGVPQPVICNGDLLLEALPATTPNLADLTFFWSTGETTREITVSQQSLVSVTITNTVSGCTSAGSIIVADNRPPVELGPDQTLCQNVPLFPLDASNPGAVYVWTINGAPAGTAQTQSVDSSVPGIFEYIVSVTDPITTCNVQDTVTFTFNESPAFTAVPSNTAACGTNTGQIALTINSPVGSLFSYFVTGPSTTLQGIDQPTGAVVNAGLTALGAGTYGITVADQVSGCATITTVGISDNVIDIISAVAQTPTCDPVAIDVQTTGIVTIASATYRITDSGTGTEVVPSTSLGAANFTTLPVAAPGNYTIEVSDGSCIATEDITINPNPPVAFTVASNGCTDPVTVTVTGGSTYSWTGPNITSATNIASITATPPQGPQTYTVTVTGGAGTCPVTQDVVVNVNNNLTVDFTQSDACEDQVTLTATTSAPGSYTYIWTRDNAPIPGGQTILANIADNGSTYFVTVQNAISGCSFDSPPKEVIVANLQLTMTTTTPCTGSPFTLTATTNQPGTNFQWSVDGNNITGATNATLNRTTGGLYRVTGTLPGCTRFVENLVDLFPTTPGALPQRALICNNPANPDPNTREILLDPGAGFISYDWSQGGVPLGITTQTLLVIEPGVYGVDLTNSFGCVSTDIIDVIEQCKPRIVAPTAFRPGSPIDLNREFGVLTFFIDDTGFEVFIFNRWGEMVYQSSDRLFKWNGGYNNNFSQLLPAGTYTYVVKYRSIYEEEIQEQRGGVVLMR